A genomic stretch from Budorcas taxicolor isolate Tak-1 chromosome 15, Takin1.1, whole genome shotgun sequence includes:
- the LOC128060616 gene encoding olfactory receptor 51I1, with protein sequence MLGLNGTPFQPATLQLTGIPGMQTGQAWVALVFCTLYLISIMGNLTILVLVIREPALHQPMYYFLSMLSLNDLGVSFSTLPTVLATFCFNDRHVDFDACLAQMFFIHTFSFMESGILLAMSFDRFVAICDPLRYATVLTNNRILAMGLGILAKSFTTLFPFPFLVKRLPFCKGNILHHSYCLHPDLMKVACGDIHVNNIYGLFVVIFTYGIDSTFILLSYTLILRAVLAIASREQRFKALNTCMSHVCAVLAFYVPIIAVSMIHRFWKSAPLVVHVMMSNVYLFIPPMLNPIIYSVKTKEIRRGIHQVFCKSWG encoded by the coding sequence ATGTTGGGCCTCAATGGCACTCCCTTCCAGCCAGCCACACTCCAGCTAACAGGCATCCCTGGGATGCAGACAGGTCAAGCCTGGGTTGCTCTGGTTTTCTGCACCCTCTATCTGATTTCCATCATGGGCAACCTCACCATCCTTGTTTTGGTGATTCGAGAGCCTGCTCTACACCAGCCCATGTACTACTTCCTCTCTATGCTCTCCCTTAATGATCTGGGAGTGTCCTTTTCTACACTTCCCACCGTGCTCGCTACCTTCTGTTTCAATGATCGTCATGTTGACTTTGATGCCTGCTTGGCTCAGATGTTCTTCATTCATACTTTCTCTTTCATGGAATCAGGCATACTGCTGGCCATGAGCTTTGATCGTTTTGTGGCTATTTGTGACCCACTACGCTATGCAACTGTGCTCACCAACAACCGCATCTTGGCTATGGGCCTAGGCATCCTTGCCAAAAGTTTCACCactctcttccctttcccctttctgGTGAAACGACTGCCCTTCTGCAAAGGCAATATTTTACATCACTCGTACTGCCTCCATCCAGATCTCATGAAAGTGGCATGTGGAGATATCCATGTTAATAACATCTATGGGCTCTTTGTGGTTATTTTTACCTATGGCATAGACTCAACTTTTATCCTGCTTTCGTATACATTGATCCTGAGAGCCGTGCTGGCAATTGCATCCCGGGAGCAGCGGTTCAAAGCTCTCAACACCTGCATGTCCCACGTCTGTGCAGTACTGGCTTTTTATGTGCCTATAATCGCTGTCTCCATGATCCACCGCTTCTGGAAAAGTGCCCCACTTGTTGTTCATGTCATGATGTCCAATGTCTACCTGTTTATACCCCCCATGCTCAACCCCATCATCTACAGTGTGAAGACAAAGGAGATACGCAGAGGGATCCATCAAGTCTTCTGTAAGTCTTGGGGCTGA
- the LOC128059869 gene encoding olfactory receptor 51I2-like, which produces MKAESNESLDFLSVFLTGIPGLEAQHGWLSIPFFTMYTVAIVGNSLIIAAVQADRALHEPMYLFLSMLAVTEVGVSVSTLPTVMGILWFDVCRIDFDGCLAQMFFIHTFSGMESGVLLAMSYDRFVAIYNPLRYTAILTLPRIVSIGLVITLESVILMAPLPVLLRLLPYCHPNILSHSYCLHSDLIQLPCAGTKLSSILGLAIVLATFGLDSLLIVVSYMLIFYAVLGIASGEGRWKALNTCVSHICAVLVYYVPMIGVSVMHRTAKHASPLAHTLMSSIYLFVPPVLNPVIYSVKTKSIQRGTVTLFFCQKALF; this is translated from the coding sequence ATGAAAGCTGAGAGCAATGAAAGTCTTGACTTCCTATCTGTCTTCCTGACTGGCATTCCAGGATTGGAGGCCCAACATGGCTGGCTGTCCATCCCCTTCTTCACCATGTACACTGTAGCTATTGTGGGCAACAGCCTAATCATTGCAGCGGTGCAAGCAGATCGTGCCTTACACGAGCCCATGTACCTGTTTCTCTCCATGTTGGCTGTCACTGAGGTGGGTGTCTCTGTGTCCACACTGCCTACTGTCATGGGCATTCTTTGGTTTGATGTCTGCCGGATTGACTTTGATGGCTGCCTTGCCCAGATGTTCTTCATCCACACCTTCTCCGGCATGGAGTCAGGGGTCCTGCTGGCTATGAGTTATGATCGCTTTGTAGCCATCTACAATCCACTGCGCTACACAGCCATCCTCACCCTGCCCCGTATTGTCTCCATTGGCCTGGTCATTACACTAGAGAGTGTTATACTCATGGCTCCCCTTCCAGTTCTCTTGAGGTTACTGCCCTATTGCCACCCTAACATCCTCTCCCACTCTTACTGCCTCCACTCAGACTTGATCCAGCTGCCTTGTGCTGGCACTAAGCTCAGTAGCATCCTGGGTTTGGCCATTGTCTTGGCCACTTTTGGACTGGACTCACTGCTGATTGTGGTCTCCTATATGTTGATTTTTTACGCAGTGCTGGGCATTGCTTCTGGGGAGGGACGGTGGAAGGCCCTCAACACGTGTGTGTCACACATCTGTGCAGTACTTGTATACTATGTGCCTATGATTGGTGTGTCTGTGATGCATCGTACTGCCAAGCATGCCTCACCTCTGGCCCACACACTCATGTCCAGCATCTACCTCTTTGTCCCTCCTGTGCTCAACCCCGTCATCTACAGTGTCAAGACCAAATCAATCCAACGGGGAACTGTCACCTTGTTTTTCTGCCAGAAAGCATTATTTTGA
- the LOC128059870 gene encoding olfactory receptor 51Q1-like, with protein MSLWQQHTDGILMRNTQMLVLPSSSMANTTQDPFYFILTGIPGFEAHHIWISIPFCCLYTISIMGNTTILTVICTEPSLVQPMYLFLSMLALTDLGLTLSTLPTVMQLLWFNNQIISFEGCFAQLFFLHTFSFMESSVLLAMSFDRYVAICRPLHYATILTNSVVGRMGLAILCRCVLAVLPSLFLLKRLPFCRSHLLSHSYCLHQDVIRLVCADIRVNSWYAFAVVLLIIVMDPLLIVLSYTLILKSILCTASWTERLWALNNCLSHMLAVLVLYVPMVGVSMTHRFAKHASPLVHVIGANIYLLAPPVMNPIIYSVKTKQIRQGIFRLISQRSMHLR; from the coding sequence ATGTCTCTATGGCAGCAACACACTGATGGAATTCTTATGCGGAACACACAGATGCTGGTTTTGCCTTCATCAAGCATGGCTAACACCACCCAAGACCCCTTCTACTTCATCCTCACGGGCATCCCTGGATTTGAGGCCCACCACATCTGGATCTCCATCCCTTTCTGCTGTCTCTACACCATCTCCATCATGGGAAATACCACCATTCTCACTGTCATCTGCACAGAGCCATCCCTTGTCCAGCCCATGTACCTGTTCCTCTCCATGCTGGCCCTCACTGACCTGGGTCTCACCCTCAGCACCCTGCCCACAGTCATGCAGCTCCTCTGGTTTAACAATCAGATCATCAGTTTTGAGGGCTGTTTTGCCCAGTTGTTCTTCCTCCATACGTTCTCTTTTATGGAATCTTCAGTCCTACTGGCCATGTCCTTTGACCGCTACGTGGCCATCTGCCGCCCCCTTCATTATGCCACCATCCTCACCAACAGTGTCGTTGGCAGGATGGGGTTAGCCATCCTTTGCCGCTGTGTTCTGGCTGttcttccctcccttttcctACTCAAGCGCCTGCCCTTCTGCCGCTCCCACCTTCTCTCTCACTCCTACTGCCTCCACCAGGATGTGATTCGCCTGGTCTGTGCTGACATCCGAGTCAACAGCTGGTATGCCTTTGCTGTGGTTTTGCTCATTATTGTGATGGACCCTCTGCTCATCGTGCTCTCCTACACACTCATCCTGAAAAGTATCTTGTGTACAGCCTCATGGACTGAGCGACTGTGGGCCCTCAATAACTGTCTGTCCCATATGCTGGCTGTTCTGGTCCTCTATGTGCCCATGGTTGGGGTATCTATGACCCATCGATTTGCCAAGCACGCCTCTCCTCTAGTTCATGTTATTGGGGCCAATATTTACCTGTTGGCACCTCCAGTGATGAACCCCATCATTTACAGTGTAAAGACTAAGCAGATCCGCCAGGGAATTTTTCGCCTCATTTCTCAAAGAAGCATGCATTTAAGGTGA
- the LOC128060930 gene encoding olfactory receptor 51J1-like gives MRNSSSTLESLPTMFILVGIPGLEAERIWISIPFCLMYMIIFLGNGTILHVIRIDTALHQPMYLFLAMLALAEVGVSASTLPTVLGVFLFGITEISFNACLLQMFSIHSFSIMESAVLLSMSVDRFVAIYNPLRYTAILTVPRIFGMAASIGLKSIVLMAPLTILLRHLTFCGHNILSHSYCLHPNLIHLPCGDTTINNIYGLFIVTSTFGLDSLLIVVSYGFILHTVLSIATGEGRRKALSTCSSHVCAVFSYYVPMIGLSMVHRLGYHVSPLLHAMMANAYLFLPPVVNPIVYSIKTKEIRRGISWILSEKKARV, from the coding sequence ATGAGGAACTCCAGTAGTACTTTGGAGTCCCTACCTACAATGTTCATTCTGGTTGGCATCCCGGGACTGGAGGCAGAGCGCATCTGGATATCCATCCCCTTCTGCTTGATGTACATGATCATCTTCCTTGGAAATGGCACGATTCTTCATGTCATCAGGATAGACACTGCCCTACACCAGCCCATGTACCTTTTCCTTGCCATGCTGGCACTGGCTGAAGTCGGTGTCTCTGCATCCACTCTGCCTACAGTGCTAGGTGTTTTCCTTTTTGGTATCACCGAGATTAGTTTCAATGCATGCCTTCTCCAGATGTTCTCTATCCATTCTTTCTCCATTATGGAGTCCGCTGTGTTGCTCTCCATGTCTGTTGACCGATTTGTGGCCATCTACAACCCACTGCGCTATACAGCCATCCTAACTGTGCCCCGCATTTTTGGCATGGCAGCTAGTATTGGGTTGAAAAGCATTGTGCTCATGGCCCCACTGACCATTCTCCTAAGGCATCTGACCTTCTGTGGTCATAATATCCTCTCCCATTCCTATTGTCTTCACCCCAACCTTATCCATCTACCTTGTGGGGACACTACTATCAACAATATATATGGGCTTTTCATCGTTACTTCCACCTTTGGGCTTGATTCACTCCTTATTGTGGTCTCCTATGGGTTCATACTCCACACTGTACTAAGCATTGCCACTGGGGAGGGGCGGAGGAAAGCACTCAGCACATGTAGCTCACATGTCTGTGCTGTATTCTCTTACTATGTGCCTATGATTGGGTTGTCCATGGTGCACCGCCTTGGATATCATGTGTCCCCTTTGCTCCATGCTATGATGGCCAATGCTTACCTCTTCTTACCACCTGTTGTCAATCCCATTGTCTACAGCATTAAGACCAAGGAAATCCGTCGTGGCATTTCCTGGATATTATCAGAGAAGAAAGCCAGAGTTTAG